A window from Rhizosphaericola mali encodes these proteins:
- a CDS encoding ligase-associated DNA damage response DEXH box helicase: protein MKEDFKNTIGYSIISNWMQAKDQKAFSFQEKAWQKFVLGYSGMVVAPTGFGKTYSLFLAVIMDFLNHPSNYKNGLKLLWVTPLRSLAKDLARAMQEAIDEMGLDWMVEVRNGDTEAKQKARQSKSMPDILLVTPESLHLLIAQKSRDVFFKSLKCIVVDEWHELLSTKRGVMLELAIAFLRMSLPKIQVWGISATIGNIDEAMDVLLPNFPKKVKIIAKEKKKIDILPVYPEYVEILPWAGHLGGKLVDQVVPIILQSKSTILFTNTRSQSEMWYQLLLDAYPDFAGQIALHHSSIDGKIRQWIEDNLSSGHLKAVVSTSSLDLGVDFKPVDTVIQIGSSKGVARFMQRAGRSGHSPFETSKIYFVPTHSLELIEVAALKEAVKTQTIENREPLLLTFDVLVQFLVTVALGGGFYSEQLRPFIQQTFSFAEMTEDEWKWCLYFITIGGKTGKNYEEFHKVVLDDSGKYVITSRKIGMLHRMNIGVIVSDAMLKVKFISGGYIGMVEEYFISKLKKGDKFILAGRILEFVRMKEMTVQVKASTGKAITPSWLGGRLPMSSNLSYFLRKKIASSGKKNVQDTELQFLQPLLERQAIVSHIPQENEFLVEKIKTRDGWHLFMYPFEGRLIHEIMSSLIAYRISQLYPISFSMAMNDYGFELFSDKEIVLSEKDLHHILRKENLMTDVVASINAAEMAKRKFRDIAVISGMVLQNIYGQHRNNKSLQSSSGIIFQVLEDYDPQNFLLRQAYNEVFNQQLEEPRLSTAFERISNSKIIYIESKQFTPMSFPIKVDSLRQALSSEELGERIRRMQENNLKPIKNRK, encoded by the coding sequence TTGAAAGAAGATTTTAAAAATACTATTGGTTACTCCATTATTTCAAATTGGATGCAAGCCAAAGATCAGAAAGCTTTTTCCTTCCAAGAAAAAGCGTGGCAGAAATTTGTATTGGGATATAGTGGTATGGTGGTTGCGCCAACAGGATTTGGGAAAACTTATTCGCTCTTTTTGGCGGTAATAATGGATTTTTTAAATCACCCTAGCAACTATAAAAATGGATTGAAACTACTATGGGTTACTCCTTTGCGGTCTTTGGCAAAAGATTTGGCAAGAGCGATGCAAGAGGCTATTGATGAGATGGGTTTAGATTGGATGGTGGAAGTAAGAAATGGGGATACGGAAGCCAAACAAAAAGCACGACAAAGCAAATCTATGCCGGATATTCTATTGGTCACTCCGGAAAGTTTACACTTATTAATCGCTCAAAAATCAAGAGATGTTTTTTTCAAAAGTCTAAAATGTATCGTTGTTGACGAGTGGCACGAACTATTAAGTACCAAACGTGGAGTAATGCTGGAGTTGGCAATCGCTTTTTTACGGATGTCATTACCTAAAATACAAGTTTGGGGAATTTCTGCAACTATTGGAAATATTGACGAGGCAATGGATGTATTGCTTCCTAATTTTCCCAAAAAAGTCAAAATTATAGCTAAAGAGAAGAAGAAAATAGACATATTGCCAGTATACCCGGAATACGTGGAAATATTGCCTTGGGCAGGACATCTAGGAGGGAAACTAGTAGATCAAGTCGTTCCGATTATTTTACAAAGTAAATCCACAATTTTGTTTACCAATACACGTAGTCAAAGTGAAATGTGGTACCAACTATTATTGGATGCTTATCCTGATTTCGCCGGACAAATAGCCTTGCATCATAGTTCTATTGATGGAAAAATCCGTCAATGGATTGAAGATAATTTGTCTAGTGGTCATCTAAAAGCTGTGGTTTCAACCTCTTCCTTGGATTTAGGTGTAGATTTTAAACCGGTAGACACCGTCATACAAATTGGTTCTAGTAAAGGTGTCGCGCGTTTTATGCAACGTGCGGGTCGTAGCGGCCATTCGCCATTTGAAACGTCTAAAATATATTTTGTTCCAACGCATTCTTTGGAATTGATAGAAGTAGCCGCCCTAAAAGAAGCCGTGAAAACACAAACCATAGAAAATCGAGAACCACTCTTATTGACTTTCGATGTTTTGGTGCAGTTCTTAGTCACAGTGGCATTAGGTGGTGGATTTTATTCCGAACAATTGAGACCGTTTATTCAGCAAACATTTTCTTTTGCAGAAATGACCGAAGACGAATGGAAATGGTGTCTATATTTTATTACTATTGGCGGGAAAACAGGCAAGAACTATGAAGAATTTCATAAAGTAGTTTTGGATGATAGTGGAAAATATGTCATTACGAGCAGAAAAATTGGTATGCTGCATCGTATGAATATTGGCGTGATAGTTAGTGACGCGATGTTAAAAGTGAAGTTTATTTCTGGTGGCTATATCGGGATGGTAGAAGAATATTTTATATCCAAATTAAAGAAAGGCGACAAATTTATATTGGCAGGAAGAATTTTGGAGTTTGTTCGCATGAAAGAAATGACAGTTCAGGTAAAAGCCTCCACCGGTAAAGCGATCACTCCGAGTTGGTTAGGCGGAAGATTGCCGATGAGTAGCAATTTGAGTTATTTTTTACGTAAAAAAATCGCCTCTTCTGGAAAAAAAAATGTTCAAGATACTGAATTACAATTTTTACAACCTTTATTAGAACGGCAAGCTATCGTTTCTCACATTCCGCAAGAAAACGAATTTTTAGTCGAAAAAATAAAGACTAGAGACGGTTGGCATTTGTTTATGTATCCTTTTGAAGGTCGATTAATACATGAGATTATGTCTTCCCTAATCGCTTATCGTATTAGTCAACTATATCCGATTAGTTTTTCCATGGCTATGAATGACTATGGATTTGAACTTTTTTCGGATAAAGAAATAGTTTTGTCCGAGAAAGATCTGCATCATATTTTAAGAAAAGAAAATCTTATGACGGATGTGGTTGCTAGTATCAATGCGGCGGAAATGGCCAAACGTAAATTTAGAGATATCGCGGTAATTTCAGGAATGGTTTTGCAAAATATCTATGGGCAACATCGAAATAATAAGTCGCTCCAATCTTCATCTGGTATAATTTTTCAAGTATTGGAAGACTATGATCCGCAGAACTTTTTGTTAAGACAAGCGTATAATGAAGTATTTAACCAACAATTGGAAGAACCGAGACTCAGCACTGCTTTTGAACGGATTTCCAATAGTAAAATCATTTATATAGAGTCTAAACAATTTACGCCAATGAGCTTTCCGATAAAAGTAGATAGTTTACGCCAAGCATTGTCCAGCGAAGAATTGGGCGAAAGAATTAGGCGAATGCAGGAAAATAATTTAAAGCCGATCAAAAACAGGAAATGA